The proteins below are encoded in one region of Metallibacterium scheffleri:
- a CDS encoding ABC transporter permease translates to MRLTRNPWLVSAHALVVLAVAACALAFALYRITTDASIPGADPHDRYWALGYARPTGVNFGTVGSWTVDDLPPLLPHGFSIGSADSASSSFSLKRGGTTQKVVSEWVQGDYLAALHLHVLAGRLLTLADVYHARPVAVISESVARKLFGGAAAAIGRHLYGPSGYAVTVVGVLPATFTGTWRADVARVWIPFDLANAWYEGQVLHPKPGQRADLMNPEMGIAPLFSTPAHASRVEVDTVLQRLLTNPTTRKLFPPDVSALVPSQPYSPFPDSEQAAARRVRLFLGLALGALALAVANVLAITWLQYLRQRPVLRLERILGAQRAHWLRRVLARGALTFLLSFALALPVFGLAVHLLKREIKESYLAQYLQVHLLWASFASWLALLLLVLWVVESTPFLLLLWRERVDEGPRVIGSAMDRRVGAGLQVLEVLLAATLSVTAAWSMQQAWRIAHANLGFLERPATLVTIAPRDAQIPLPLETAQHAELLMRQLVQATRGVMPGAMAGFGPQISAHYFGLQYPHTISVGTRTGDACHISMTPDWVMATGMHLLAGENLAIRPQANEVLIDTTVADQLFGSPAAAIGRTIDDSGFLPNSGAVVRGVVAPIQLAGAGQPQCPSVFSDKRVNGLNFLYTNSTLAIARVTTATQRERLRQVLSRTLAQQGAAKFSRVERIEGSGAMRARLAARVVSQAQHMAWLALFAWAIALIGILALLRLSLAQRKRLLAIRSALGECPTHVYREVVLGTLLLAGLGMGVLLFFLPWLAQQFALLSGAQAAPFGAATWIALAVLLLAVFLVAHFPARRAARAEPATSLHEL, encoded by the coding sequence ATGCGGCTGACTCGCAACCCATGGCTGGTGAGCGCGCACGCCCTGGTCGTGTTGGCCGTTGCGGCCTGTGCGTTGGCTTTTGCCCTCTACCGCATCACCACAGATGCAAGCATTCCCGGCGCCGATCCGCACGACCGCTACTGGGCGTTGGGTTATGCACGGCCTACGGGCGTCAATTTCGGGACAGTCGGCAGTTGGACGGTCGATGACTTGCCGCCCTTGCTGCCGCACGGGTTCTCCATTGGCAGTGCTGACTCGGCAAGCTCGAGTTTTTCCCTCAAGCGCGGCGGTACAACGCAGAAAGTCGTTAGCGAATGGGTTCAAGGCGACTATCTGGCCGCGCTGCACTTGCACGTCTTGGCGGGCCGGTTGCTGACATTGGCCGACGTGTATCACGCGCGGCCCGTCGCAGTGATTTCTGAATCTGTCGCGCGAAAGCTGTTCGGCGGCGCGGCGGCGGCCATCGGCCGGCACCTCTACGGACCCAGTGGTTATGCCGTCACCGTCGTCGGCGTTCTGCCTGCGACCTTCACCGGTACGTGGCGCGCGGATGTTGCACGTGTGTGGATCCCGTTCGATCTTGCAAATGCGTGGTACGAGGGCCAAGTGTTGCATCCCAAACCGGGTCAACGCGCGGACCTGATGAACCCGGAAATGGGTATCGCGCCCCTGTTCAGCACGCCCGCCCATGCCTCCCGTGTCGAAGTCGACACCGTCCTGCAGCGGTTGCTGACCAACCCCACGACACGCAAGCTGTTCCCACCTGATGTGTCGGCACTGGTGCCGTCGCAACCCTACAGTCCTTTTCCGGATTCCGAACAAGCGGCCGCGCGGCGCGTGCGCCTGTTTCTCGGTCTGGCCCTCGGCGCACTGGCGCTGGCCGTGGCCAATGTGCTGGCCATCACCTGGCTGCAGTATTTGCGGCAACGCCCGGTGCTGCGGCTGGAGCGCATTCTGGGTGCGCAGCGTGCGCATTGGCTGCGCCGTGTCCTCGCGCGCGGTGCGCTGACTTTCCTGCTTTCCTTTGCTTTGGCGCTGCCGGTGTTCGGGCTCGCGGTGCATTTGCTCAAGCGCGAGATCAAAGAAAGCTATCTGGCGCAGTACCTGCAAGTGCATCTGCTATGGGCTTCCTTTGCATCGTGGCTCGCGTTGCTGCTGCTCGTGTTGTGGGTGGTCGAGAGCACGCCATTCCTGTTGCTGCTGTGGCGCGAGCGCGTGGATGAAGGCCCGCGCGTCATCGGCAGCGCCATGGATCGGCGCGTCGGGGCCGGATTGCAGGTGCTGGAAGTCCTGTTGGCGGCGACGCTGAGTGTCACGGCAGCGTGGTCGATGCAGCAGGCCTGGCGCATCGCGCACGCCAACCTCGGCTTTCTGGAGCGTCCGGCAACCCTGGTGACGATCGCACCGCGTGATGCCCAGATCCCGCTGCCTCTGGAGACGGCACAGCATGCCGAGTTGCTGATGCGCCAACTCGTGCAGGCGACCCGTGGCGTGATGCCTGGCGCGATGGCCGGGTTTGGGCCGCAAATCAGTGCCCATTACTTCGGTTTGCAGTACCCGCATACGATCAGTGTCGGCACGCGAACCGGGGACGCCTGCCACATTTCCATGACGCCCGACTGGGTAATGGCAACCGGCATGCATCTGCTCGCCGGTGAGAATCTTGCGATCCGGCCGCAGGCGAACGAGGTGCTCATCGACACGACTGTTGCCGACCAGCTGTTCGGCTCGCCTGCGGCGGCCATCGGGCGGACCATTGACGACAGTGGGTTTCTGCCGAACTCCGGAGCAGTGGTGCGTGGGGTCGTGGCGCCGATCCAGTTGGCGGGCGCCGGGCAGCCACAGTGCCCGAGCGTGTTTAGTGACAAGCGTGTCAATGGCCTCAATTTTCTCTATACGAATAGCACCCTGGCCATTGCCCGCGTCACGACCGCGACACAGCGCGAACGCCTGCGTCAGGTGTTGAGCCGCACCTTGGCGCAGCAGGGTGCCGCAAAGTTCTCACGCGTCGAGCGTATCGAGGGCAGCGGGGCGATGCGTGCCCGGCTGGCGGCGCGCGTGGTGAGTCAGGCGCAGCACATGGCATGGCTGGCACTGTTTGCCTGGGCGATTGCATTGATCGGCATCCTGGCATTGCTGCGCTTGTCGTTGGCGCAGCGCAAGCGGCTGCTGGCGATACGCAGCGCTCTGGGCGAGTGCCCGACGCACGTGTACCGCGAGGTCGTACTGGGTACGCTGTTGCTGGCCGGCCTCGGCATGGGTGTTTTGCTGTTCTTTCTGCCGTGGCTGGCGCAGCAGTTCGCGCTGCTCTCCGGCGCGCAGGCGGCGCCGTTCGGCGCGGCCACCTGGATTGCGCTGGCCGTGCTGCTGTTGGCGGTGTTCCTCGTCGCGCACTTCCCCGCGCGCCGCGCCGCGCGCGCCGAACCGGCGACGAGCCTGCATGAGTTGTAA
- a CDS encoding DUF3857 domain-containing protein gives MKLTKTAIAAAISLAGLVLAVQANAAPAAPQVNDQILKQSIALHVNADGSYSETVSRVSQPLTIAGVSAVGHVEIAYPANFATVKVLDAYTETVTHQRVNVLPSQIFNQSTPTAVQAPFLSDGHVMSLLYSAVTPGAEVHLKYVETFRRPYLPGVYAISEALAPEVPVQATDISITAPKSMHLHYQARGPWHETRTSTGDMQTLTASAASPSVDFPPMNTAAITQYAPMAVLSTAGDWPAIARAYDQLAGNAMQVTPAIRAMAQKVADGAGGEVAVARIYHWMQQHVQSVNVDYHHAGFQPPAAQSTLARSLGDSNANVALLCAMLHAQGIAAVPAMISPSQRFVPYPGADPFAFNHFLAYVPAYHLFLDTSARYAGVEALPAADQGRPVLITGPNPQFTRTPGPAPGEVEAREVQNLTLLGNGDIDGSSVITSAGWRAMEVRQDVLGDRSGRRLQQFMQNGFYLGGKAGSMRLVAVRNREDLDKPVEMTLQWHETDAAIPGKQMALLLPTPGTIAGTLAPFTSQATRTVPSVLQPVTIQQTMHLHLPAGMTPEDLPQNQNTSTPFGTYTVNYRYADGVLNVDKQLQLTQFVVSPQDYPELHKLALLAVSSERKAVVLHARAGAATRR, from the coding sequence ATGAAGCTCACCAAGACCGCAATCGCCGCCGCGATTTCACTCGCTGGCCTGGTGCTGGCCGTGCAGGCCAATGCCGCGCCCGCCGCGCCGCAGGTCAACGATCAGATCCTCAAGCAGTCCATCGCGCTGCACGTCAACGCGGACGGCAGCTACAGCGAAACCGTGTCGCGCGTGTCGCAGCCGCTGACCATCGCCGGCGTGTCCGCGGTGGGTCACGTCGAGATTGCCTATCCGGCCAATTTCGCCACGGTGAAGGTGCTCGATGCCTACACCGAGACCGTCACCCACCAGCGCGTGAACGTGCTGCCCTCGCAGATCTTCAACCAGTCCACGCCGACCGCGGTGCAGGCACCGTTCCTCAGCGACGGCCACGTGATGAGCCTGCTGTACTCGGCGGTGACGCCGGGCGCCGAGGTGCATCTGAAGTATGTGGAAACCTTCAGGCGCCCCTACCTGCCCGGCGTGTACGCCATCTCCGAGGCGCTGGCGCCGGAGGTTCCGGTGCAGGCCACCGACATCAGCATCACCGCGCCCAAGAGCATGCACCTGCACTACCAGGCACGCGGGCCGTGGCATGAAACACGCACGTCCACGGGCGACATGCAAACCTTGACCGCGAGCGCGGCTTCGCCCTCGGTGGACTTCCCGCCGATGAACACCGCCGCCATCACCCAGTACGCGCCGATGGCGGTGCTCAGCACGGCGGGCGACTGGCCGGCGATCGCGCGCGCATACGACCAGCTCGCCGGCAACGCGATGCAGGTGACGCCCGCGATCCGCGCGATGGCGCAGAAGGTCGCCGACGGCGCCGGCGGCGAGGTCGCGGTGGCCCGCATCTATCACTGGATGCAGCAGCACGTGCAGTCGGTGAATGTCGATTACCACCACGCCGGATTCCAGCCGCCCGCCGCGCAGAGCACGCTGGCGCGCAGTCTGGGTGACAGCAACGCCAACGTGGCCCTGCTGTGCGCGATGTTGCATGCGCAGGGCATCGCCGCGGTGCCGGCGATGATCTCGCCGTCGCAGCGCTTCGTGCCGTACCCGGGCGCCGATCCGTTCGCGTTCAACCATTTCCTGGCCTATGTGCCGGCCTACCACCTGTTCCTGGATACCAGCGCGCGCTACGCCGGCGTCGAAGCCTTGCCCGCCGCCGATCAGGGCCGCCCAGTGCTGATCACCGGACCCAACCCGCAGTTCACGCGCACGCCCGGCCCCGCGCCCGGAGAGGTCGAAGCGCGCGAAGTGCAGAACCTCACGCTGCTGGGCAACGGCGATATCGACGGCAGCAGCGTGATCACATCGGCCGGCTGGCGCGCCATGGAAGTGCGTCAGGACGTGCTGGGCGATCGCAGCGGCCGGCGCCTGCAGCAATTCATGCAGAACGGTTTCTATCTTGGCGGCAAGGCCGGCTCGATGCGCCTGGTCGCGGTGCGCAATCGCGAGGATCTGGACAAGCCGGTCGAGATGACCCTGCAGTGGCATGAAACCGACGCCGCCATCCCCGGCAAGCAGATGGCCTTGCTGCTGCCCACGCCTGGCACCATCGCCGGCACGCTGGCGCCCTTCACCAGCCAGGCCACGCGCACGGTGCCCAGCGTGCTGCAGCCGGTGACCATCCAGCAGACCATGCACCTGCATCTGCCCGCCGGCATGACACCCGAGGATCTGCCACAAAACCAGAACACGAGCACGCCTTTCGGCACCTACACGGTGAACTACCGCTACGCCGATGGCGTGCTCAACGTGGACAAGCAGCTGCAGCTCACGCAGTTCGTGGTCAGCCCGCAGGATTACCCCGAGCTGCACAAGTTGGCGCTGCTGGCGGTGAGCAGCGAGCGCAAGGCCGTCGTGCTGCACGCGAGGGCCGGGGCAGCAACAAGGCGCTGA
- a CDS encoding DUF3857 domain-containing protein, whose translation MNPKSLHTTLTCAIALALIAGTGVARAADTSGADVRVLSFHADVHVQPGGAYTDAQTQAIEALTRTGAQSLNPYQEEFSKSMSTLKVESAYIVKADGQRIDIPAADIVVRPAPAPPGSDGSPIYDNNMMLSVALPGFNKGDMLHLQTLKTQTKPFFVNQFFDVWGPAENQSARDQKIVVHGPAGMHLRAAQRGGWTIARSSAGGVDTFTATLAEHHAEFPGTATVDASDYSPVFEVSSFPSWAAVGAAYWSTAQAKAAVTPLVKQVADQVAGKLHGWDAVKALYMWESQHIHYIGLELGVGGYVPISANTTLKTGYGDCKQHSTLLEALLAARGIQVDPVLINWSNGFNLLPLPGLDFNHAIDYVPKYHVFLDATGEFETPGQLAIGERDKPVVISGPHPRLARTPGAESAHNKLVYDATLHLAADGTLTGTAHMTTHGWWAWFNRMIFSEVPPGAYGRLMNMLLTPSGGGSGSFQPGNPQLLDQPMQVAASWTTPAYALPGKTLSVPLPAGPYLVPSMAGTSDPVSALTAVIGPDSRRHSVSTYFGEVDWHSTLSLPAGYAPTYLPPDENLHNAAGRFTYTVKDTNGTVSASYRLKLDHIVYTPAQYPALRALMLADLRAQRAPLVFHHT comes from the coding sequence ATGAACCCGAAATCGCTGCATACCACCCTGACCTGCGCCATCGCGCTGGCCCTGATCGCCGGCACCGGCGTGGCCCGCGCCGCCGATACCAGTGGCGCCGATGTGCGCGTGCTCAGTTTTCATGCCGATGTGCATGTGCAGCCAGGCGGTGCCTATACCGATGCGCAGACGCAGGCGATCGAGGCGCTGACGCGCACCGGCGCGCAGTCGCTGAACCCGTACCAGGAAGAATTTTCCAAATCGATGTCGACGCTGAAGGTGGAGTCGGCCTACATCGTCAAGGCCGACGGCCAGCGCATCGACATCCCGGCCGCGGATATCGTCGTGCGTCCGGCGCCGGCGCCGCCGGGTTCGGACGGCTCGCCGATCTACGACAACAACATGATGCTGAGCGTGGCGCTGCCGGGCTTCAACAAGGGCGACATGCTGCATCTGCAGACACTGAAGACGCAGACCAAGCCGTTTTTCGTCAACCAGTTCTTCGACGTCTGGGGCCCGGCCGAAAACCAGTCCGCACGTGATCAGAAGATCGTCGTGCACGGTCCGGCCGGCATGCACTTGCGCGCCGCGCAGCGCGGCGGCTGGACGATCGCACGCAGCAGCGCCGGCGGCGTCGATACCTTCACCGCGACGCTGGCCGAGCACCACGCCGAGTTCCCCGGCACCGCCACGGTGGATGCCTCCGACTACAGCCCGGTGTTCGAGGTAAGCAGTTTCCCCAGCTGGGCCGCGGTGGGCGCGGCGTACTGGTCCACCGCGCAGGCCAAGGCGGCGGTGACGCCGCTGGTCAAACAGGTGGCTGACCAGGTCGCCGGCAAGCTGCACGGCTGGGACGCGGTGAAGGCGCTGTACATGTGGGAATCGCAGCACATCCACTACATCGGCCTGGAGCTGGGCGTGGGCGGCTACGTGCCGATCTCGGCCAACACCACGCTGAAGACCGGCTATGGCGACTGCAAGCAGCACTCGACCCTGCTCGAGGCGCTGCTGGCCGCGCGCGGCATCCAGGTCGATCCGGTGCTGATCAACTGGAGCAACGGCTTCAACCTGCTGCCGCTGCCGGGGCTGGATTTCAACCACGCCATCGACTACGTGCCCAAGTACCACGTGTTCCTCGACGCCACCGGCGAGTTCGAGACGCCCGGACAACTGGCCATTGGCGAGCGCGACAAGCCGGTGGTGATCTCCGGCCCGCATCCGCGTCTGGCGCGCACGCCGGGCGCCGAGTCCGCGCATAACAAGCTGGTGTATGACGCGACCCTGCATCTGGCCGCCGACGGCACGCTCACTGGCACGGCGCACATGACCACGCATGGCTGGTGGGCGTGGTTCAACCGCATGATCTTTTCCGAGGTGCCGCCGGGTGCCTACGGCCGCCTGATGAACATGCTGCTGACGCCCAGCGGCGGCGGCAGCGGCAGCTTCCAGCCGGGCAATCCGCAACTGCTCGACCAGCCCATGCAGGTCGCCGCGAGCTGGACCACACCGGCCTATGCGCTGCCGGGCAAGACGCTGAGCGTGCCGCTGCCGGCCGGTCCCTACCTGGTGCCGAGCATGGCCGGCACCTCCGACCCGGTCAGCGCGTTGACCGCAGTGATCGGCCCGGACAGCCGCCGCCACAGCGTGAGCACCTATTTCGGCGAGGTCGATTGGCACAGCACGCTGAGCCTGCCCGCCGGCTATGCACCCACCTACCTGCCGCCGGACGAGAACCTGCACAACGCCGCCGGTCGCTTCACCTACACCGTGAAAGACACCAACGGTACGGTGAGCGCGAGCTACCGGCTCAAGCTGGACCACATCGTGTACACGCCGGCGCAATACCCCGCGCTGCGCGCGCTGATGCTGGCGGACCTGCGCGCGCAGCGTGCCCCGCTGGTGTTCCACCATACTTGA